The following are encoded in a window of Flavobacteriales bacterium genomic DNA:
- the tilS gene encoding tRNA lysidine(34) synthetase TilS yields MERTLYGRGLALPGEPLWVAVSGGVDSMVLLHVLRTMGHPVHVVHVDHGLRGVESDADRDLVEAACDALGLPCTVERVEVKAHADAEGISPQMAARELRYAIFRRLVEEGPPKLALAHHADDAVETLFMHLLRGMGARGWNTIPFASGPFIRPLLEVERATILDHARRHGIGYREDASNRDPKYLRNRVRHELMPLLEDLRHGAARVLKRDVALLREVDALVRKETIPIKEGIEHRSDGSMLVPLVAIRSSLAPGLLLHALLAQLGFHPAALDDLREALRRGATGATFHHGPMRVVVDRDHLVIGPATDRPMSWTIDSPGSLPEGVPLRITTHASGMVDHQNGRVAWMDGSQVRFPLVLRPWRAGDRMRPLGLGGSKLVSDLLTDAKVPNHLREQAMVLESEGRILWLCGLRLAEEVRVQDGDVLRMEYQGWSPLG; encoded by the coding sequence GTGGAACGGACCCTGTACGGCAGGGGGCTGGCACTTCCGGGTGAGCCGCTGTGGGTGGCGGTGAGCGGCGGGGTGGACAGCATGGTCCTGCTGCACGTGCTGCGCACCATGGGCCATCCGGTCCATGTGGTCCATGTGGACCACGGCCTGCGTGGCGTGGAGAGCGATGCCGATCGGGACCTCGTGGAGGCCGCATGCGACGCGCTGGGCCTGCCCTGCACGGTGGAGCGTGTGGAGGTCAAGGCGCATGCGGATGCGGAAGGGATCTCCCCACAGATGGCCGCGCGCGAACTGCGCTATGCCATTTTCCGGCGTTTGGTGGAGGAGGGCCCCCCCAAGCTGGCCTTGGCGCACCATGCGGATGACGCGGTGGAAACGCTCTTCATGCACCTGCTGCGCGGCATGGGCGCACGCGGCTGGAACACCATTCCCTTCGCCAGTGGACCCTTCATCAGGCCCTTGCTGGAGGTGGAGCGCGCCACGATCCTCGATCATGCGCGTCGCCATGGCATCGGCTACAGGGAGGACGCGAGCAACCGGGACCCCAAGTACCTGCGGAATCGCGTCAGACATGAATTGATGCCACTGTTGGAGGATCTTCGGCACGGAGCGGCGCGCGTGCTGAAACGAGATGTGGCCCTGCTGCGCGAAGTGGACGCTTTGGTGCGCAAGGAGACGATCCCCATCAAGGAAGGCATCGAACACCGATCGGATGGGTCGATGCTTGTGCCGTTGGTGGCGATCCGTTCCAGCCTGGCGCCCGGGCTGTTGCTGCATGCGCTCCTTGCCCAGCTTGGCTTCCATCCCGCTGCGCTGGATGACCTGCGTGAGGCCCTGAGGCGTGGTGCCACGGGTGCGACATTCCATCACGGTCCCATGCGGGTGGTGGTGGATCGCGACCATCTGGTGATCGGACCGGCAACGGACCGGCCTATGTCGTGGACGATCGATTCGCCGGGATCCCTGCCGGAAGGCGTGCCCCTGCGGATCACCACCCATGCGTCCGGTATGGTGGACCACCAGAATGGCCGAGTGGCTTGGATGGATGGGTCGCAAGTGCGCTTCCCGCTGGTCCTGCGGCCTTGGCGTGCGGGCGATCGGATGCGGCCCCTTGGCTTGGGTGGAAGCAAACTCGTCAGTGATCTGCTGACGGACGCCAAGGTGCCCAATCACCTGCGGGAACAGGCCATGGTCCTGGAAAGTGAGGGGCGGATCCTCTGGTTGTGCGGACTGCGCCTGGCCGAGGAGGTCCGGGTGCAGGATGGGGATGTCCTGCGGATGGAATACCAGGGCTGGTCGCCCTTGGGATAA
- a CDS encoding anthranilate synthase component I family protein, whose translation MTNAPTQDPVRRPAGPVGRVSVEVPAMPGWPCWEALREERAFLFRRLADQGRWLLFVGERSWGSKPRFSHADDHGVYRALDWSYGHCAYDLKNELETLVTRHPDPFGYPTSRWSVPRWVVEGTPDRVVLHAHAADLEEGLGFCRQLFGPAPSTGLDQQLDWALDTPRDRYLQQVESLMDHIQLGDIYEVNHCVSRHAHAPGFDPFAAFGKLLERTDAAFAAFHRMGDRFGLCASPERFLHFVGRRVIAQPMKGTRPRSRDAAEDARLAQELAHDAKERGENIMAVDVMRNDLARVSSPGSVAVEELCAVRPHARVHQMTSTISAELRSDATPWDAVRAAFPMASMTGAPKIRAMELIDALEDRARGLFSGTLGHFSPDGTGDLNVVIRTVLHDAATGHTSLTTGSAITAACDPAAEWEECELKARSVIDALGP comes from the coding sequence ATGACGAACGCGCCCACCCAGGACCCTGTTCGCCGGCCTGCCGGACCGGTTGGCAGGGTGTCCGTGGAGGTGCCTGCTATGCCTGGCTGGCCTTGCTGGGAGGCGCTTCGTGAGGAGCGGGCATTCCTCTTCCGGCGCCTGGCCGACCAGGGGAGGTGGCTGCTATTCGTGGGGGAGCGCTCATGGGGATCCAAGCCACGCTTCAGCCACGCTGATGACCATGGGGTGTATCGCGCTCTGGACTGGAGCTACGGGCATTGCGCCTATGATCTGAAGAATGAGCTGGAAACCTTGGTCACCCGGCACCCGGACCCTTTCGGATACCCGACCTCCCGGTGGTCGGTGCCACGCTGGGTGGTGGAAGGCACCCCGGATCGGGTGGTGCTTCATGCCCATGCGGCCGATCTTGAGGAGGGGCTGGGTTTCTGCCGGCAACTTTTTGGTCCCGCTCCATCGACCGGGCTGGACCAGCAACTGGATTGGGCCCTGGACACCCCGCGCGATCGCTACCTCCAGCAGGTGGAAAGCCTGATGGACCATATCCAGCTCGGCGATATTTACGAGGTGAACCATTGTGTTTCCCGCCATGCCCATGCCCCCGGCTTCGATCCTTTCGCCGCCTTCGGCAAGCTGCTGGAGCGAACGGACGCCGCCTTCGCCGCCTTCCACCGCATGGGTGATCGATTCGGGCTGTGCGCCAGTCCCGAGCGCTTCCTGCATTTCGTCGGCCGGCGGGTGATCGCCCAGCCCATGAAGGGTACCCGCCCCCGATCGCGGGACGCCGCCGAGGATGCCCGTCTGGCACAGGAACTGGCACATGATGCCAAGGAACGCGGGGAGAATATCATGGCGGTGGACGTGATGCGCAACGATCTCGCTCGCGTTTCGTCGCCGGGCAGCGTTGCCGTGGAGGAGTTGTGCGCGGTGCGGCCACACGCGCGGGTGCATCAGATGACCAGTACCATTTCCGCGGAGCTGCGTAGCGATGCCACGCCTTGGGATGCGGTACGCGCGGCATTCCCCATGGCCAGCATGACCGGAGCGCCGAAGATCCGCGCCATGGAGTTGATCGACGCCTTGGAGGACCGAGCACGTGGCCTGTTCAGCGGCACTTTGGGCCACTTCTCACCCGATGGCACCGGCGACCTGAACGTGGTGATCCGCACCGTGCTGCACGATGCCGCCACAGGCCATACCTCCCTCACGACCGGAAGCGCCATCACCGCGGCATGCGATCCCGCGGCGGAATGGGAGGAATGCGAGCTCAAGGCGCGGTCGGTCATCGATGCGCTGGGACCATGA